Proteins from one Streptomyces sp. NBC_00289 genomic window:
- a CDS encoding MFS transporter — MTPMLEAADVTRTSRRVTPPTWLVVALACAGQFLVVLDISVVNVALPSMRTALDMSASGLQWVVNAYAIAFAGFMLLGGRAGDLYGRKRMFLVGLGLFTLASLGGGLAQEGWQLLLARAVQGLGAAVLAPSTLTILTSAVPEGAARARAIATWTAVGAGGGAAGGLVGGALVEGLSWRWVLLINVPVGAVVLAGSAKWLRESRAGDRRRLDLPGALLVTAGLATLAYGISQTEAAGWTAAATLVPLCAGLALIGLFLLVEARTAAPLMPLGVLRVRAVASANVSMFLCGSAMFCMWFLMTLYAQNVLGYSPFDAGLALVPSSLAVVLGSKLAPRFLPVAGARVVAALGTLVAAVGFGWQSTMTADGNYLTSIMFPGILMMLGAGLAATPLAALATSGAAPGEAGLVSGLVNTSRTMGGSLGLAVMSTIAAARSGGVDTPEALTEGYALAFRTGTGVLLGGVVLMLVWLPRKMSTD; from the coding sequence ATGACACCCATGCTCGAAGCCGCTGACGTGACCCGTACATCCCGCCGTGTGACGCCCCCCACCTGGCTGGTGGTGGCGCTCGCCTGCGCCGGACAGTTCCTCGTCGTGCTCGACATCTCCGTCGTGAACGTGGCGCTGCCCTCGATGCGGACCGCCCTGGACATGAGCGCGTCCGGGCTGCAGTGGGTGGTGAACGCGTACGCGATCGCCTTCGCCGGGTTCATGCTGCTCGGCGGCCGGGCCGGAGACCTCTACGGCCGCAAGCGCATGTTCCTGGTCGGCCTCGGCCTGTTCACCCTGGCCTCGCTCGGCGGCGGGCTCGCCCAGGAGGGCTGGCAACTGCTGCTGGCCCGTGCCGTGCAGGGGCTCGGAGCGGCGGTCCTCGCGCCCTCGACGCTGACCATCCTCACCTCGGCCGTACCGGAGGGCGCGGCCCGGGCTCGGGCCATCGCGACCTGGACGGCGGTCGGCGCGGGCGGCGGCGCGGCGGGCGGACTCGTCGGCGGGGCGCTGGTCGAAGGCCTGTCCTGGCGGTGGGTGCTGCTGATCAACGTGCCCGTCGGCGCGGTGGTCCTGGCCGGCTCGGCGAAGTGGCTGCGGGAGAGCCGGGCGGGGGACCGGCGGCGGCTCGACCTGCCGGGCGCGCTGCTGGTCACGGCGGGACTGGCCACCCTCGCCTACGGCATCTCGCAGACCGAGGCCGCGGGGTGGACAGCCGCGGCCACCCTGGTACCGCTGTGCGCCGGGCTCGCGCTGATCGGCCTCTTCCTCCTCGTCGAGGCCCGTACGGCGGCTCCGCTGATGCCGCTCGGAGTGCTGCGGGTGCGGGCGGTGGCGTCGGCGAACGTGTCGATGTTCCTGTGCGGCTCGGCGATGTTCTGCATGTGGTTCCTCATGACGCTCTACGCCCAGAACGTCCTCGGCTACTCACCGTTCGACGCCGGACTCGCGCTCGTGCCGAGCTCCCTGGCCGTGGTGCTGGGCTCGAAGCTCGCGCCGCGGTTCCTGCCGGTCGCCGGGGCACGCGTGGTGGCGGCGCTGGGCACGTTGGTCGCGGCCGTCGGGTTCGGCTGGCAGTCGACGATGACCGCGGACGGGAACTACCTGACCTCGATCATGTTCCCGGGGATCCTGATGATGCTGGGCGCGGGCCTGGCGGCGACACCACTGGCCGCGCTGGCCACCTCGGGGGCGGCACCGGGAGAGGCCGGGCTGGTGTCCGGGCTGGTCAACACCTCACGCACGATGGGCGGTTCGCTCGGGCTGGCCGTCATGTCGACGATCGCGGCGGCGCGCTCCGGGGGCGTCGACACACCCGAGGCCCTGACGGAGGGGTACGCGCTGGCGTTCCGGACGGGGACGGGTGTCCTGCTGGGCGGGGTCGTGCTGATGCTGGTGTGGCTGCCCCGGAAGATGTCCACGGACTGA
- a CDS encoding response regulator — translation MPRDHRPAKSIRVLLAEDQGMMRGALALLLGMEPDIEVVAQVAAGDAIVDAALLHRPDVALLDIELPGRSGLDAAAELREEVPDCRVLILTTFGRPGYLRRAMEAGAAGFLVKDGPVEELAACVRRVLAGETVIDPVLAAAALSAGPSPLTVRECDVLKASADGATVADIAARVHLSESTVRNYLSSAIGKTGTRNRMEAMREARQQGWL, via the coding sequence ATGCCCCGGGACCACCGGCCCGCCAAGTCCATCAGGGTGCTGCTCGCGGAGGACCAGGGGATGATGCGGGGCGCGCTGGCCCTGCTGCTCGGCATGGAGCCGGACATCGAGGTCGTGGCGCAGGTGGCGGCGGGGGACGCGATCGTGGACGCGGCGCTGCTCCACCGCCCGGACGTCGCTCTCCTCGACATCGAACTGCCGGGCAGAAGCGGCCTGGACGCGGCCGCCGAACTGCGCGAGGAGGTACCCGACTGCCGGGTGCTGATCCTGACGACCTTCGGGCGGCCCGGCTATCTGCGCCGGGCGATGGAGGCGGGTGCCGCCGGTTTCCTCGTCAAGGACGGGCCCGTGGAGGAGTTGGCCGCCTGCGTCCGGCGGGTGCTGGCCGGGGAGACCGTGATCGACCCGGTGCTCGCGGCGGCCGCGCTCAGCGCCGGTCCGAGTCCCCTGACCGTCCGCGAGTGCGATGTCCTCAAGGCCTCGGCGGACGGGGCGACCGTCGCCGACATCGCCGCCCGGGTCCACCTCTCGGAGTCCACCGTCCGCAACTACCTCTCCTCCGCCATCGGCAAGACGGGCACCCGCAACCGCATGGAGGCGATGCGGGAGGCGCGTCAGCAGGGGTGGCTGTAG
- a CDS encoding sensor histidine kinase, whose amino-acid sequence MNLMRGTVCQVRELRVARARWKADMERFKAGQKAARGSGRVPEDPGPPPTGFALLPWLLMGMGAFSNLFQGEAANPWIGGLGLLTFNSLYIYVTFRAFVKETRQARSTRVALVLMGLVTCGLALGYGGSWLYFFPLLGLATGAVIRGPWLGRTGLALTALAAAVSTYRAGWDALNVAYGTFLSTMVTAAILSLAEAVRELRAAREELARRAVEKERLRFSRDLHDLLGHTLSVIVVKSEAARRLAGRDLDAALVQIGDIESVGRQALTEIREAVTGYREGSLTTELDQARSALSAAGVAPVVRQAGPPLAPQTAALLGWVVREAVTNVVRHSGATHCEITVYGEAERVRLTVTDDGTGTVPTCAPGEGVGGTGLKGLTERLAAAGGSLTAGPGPRDGFVVTAELPTDPTHLPEPPEPTAGTAETAGTAETAETAEGTAPETVTAETPERTQPGTSEFRQPA is encoded by the coding sequence ATGAACCTGATGCGAGGGACCGTCTGCCAGGTGCGCGAGCTGCGGGTGGCGCGGGCGCGCTGGAAGGCGGACATGGAGCGGTTCAAGGCCGGGCAGAAGGCCGCGCGTGGGAGCGGCAGGGTTCCCGAGGACCCGGGCCCGCCGCCCACCGGCTTCGCGCTGCTGCCCTGGCTGCTCATGGGCATGGGCGCCTTCTCCAACCTCTTCCAGGGCGAGGCCGCCAATCCGTGGATCGGCGGCCTCGGGCTGCTGACCTTCAACTCCCTCTACATCTACGTGACCTTCCGCGCCTTCGTGAAGGAGACGCGGCAGGCCAGGTCGACCCGGGTGGCACTCGTCCTGATGGGCCTGGTGACCTGCGGGCTGGCCCTCGGGTACGGCGGCAGCTGGCTGTACTTCTTCCCGCTGCTGGGCCTCGCGACCGGCGCGGTCATACGGGGTCCGTGGCTCGGCCGGACCGGGCTCGCCCTGACCGCCCTCGCCGCCGCGGTCTCCACGTACCGGGCCGGCTGGGACGCGTTGAACGTCGCCTACGGCACGTTCCTGTCGACCATGGTGACCGCGGCGATCCTGTCCCTCGCCGAGGCGGTACGGGAGCTGCGGGCGGCCCGTGAGGAACTGGCCCGGCGCGCGGTCGAGAAGGAACGCCTGCGCTTCTCCCGGGACCTGCACGACCTGCTCGGGCACACCCTCTCGGTGATCGTGGTCAAGTCGGAGGCGGCCCGGCGGCTGGCCGGCCGCGACCTCGACGCGGCGCTGGTCCAGATCGGCGACATCGAGTCGGTCGGCCGCCAGGCCCTCACGGAGATCCGCGAGGCGGTGACCGGCTACCGCGAGGGCAGCCTCACCACCGAGCTCGACCAGGCCCGCTCGGCCCTGTCGGCGGCGGGCGTCGCCCCGGTGGTACGGCAGGCGGGGCCGCCGCTCGCCCCGCAGACCGCGGCCCTGCTCGGCTGGGTGGTGCGGGAGGCGGTCACCAACGTCGTACGGCACAGCGGCGCCACCCACTGCGAGATCACGGTGTACGGCGAGGCGGAACGCGTGCGGCTGACGGTGACCGACGACGGCACCGGGACCGTCCCGACGTGCGCGCCGGGCGAGGGTGTCGGCGGCACCGGTCTGAAGGGGCTCACGGAACGGCTCGCGGCAGCGGGCGGCAGCCTCACGGCGGGGCCGGGACCGCGGGACGGCTTCGTGGTCACGGCAGAGCTTCCGACAGACCCGACCCACCTGCCGGAGCCGCCCGAACCGACGGCGGGGACGGCCGAGACCGCGGGGACGGCCGAGACGGCCGAGACCGCCGAGGGGACGGCGCCTGAGACAGTCACGGCGGAGACGCCGGAGAGGACGCAGCCCGGGACGTCGGAATTCAGGCAGCCGGCGTGA
- a CDS encoding MaoC/PaaZ C-terminal domain-containing protein, translating into MPIDAAKAVAAEPRSGEISWTTKDVQLYHLGIGAGTPATDPDELRYTLESRLHVLPSFATVAGAGSPGVIGSLSMPGIEVDLAHVLHGGQSLAVHRPIPVRGTATATSRIAAVHDKGKAAVLVMRTEVADADGPLWTNDAQIFVRGEGGWGGDRGPSARLEAPVGEPDRVVERPIREDQALLYRLSGDWNPLHADPEFAKVAGFDRPILHGLCTYGMTLKTVVDTLLGGDVNRVRGYVTRFAGVVYPGETLRIRMWRGDGTVRVAVSAVERDDAPVLADTLVEHA; encoded by the coding sequence ATGCCCATCGACGCAGCCAAGGCCGTCGCCGCCGAACCCCGGTCCGGCGAGATCTCCTGGACCACCAAGGACGTCCAGCTCTACCACCTCGGCATCGGCGCCGGCACCCCCGCCACCGACCCCGACGAGCTGCGCTACACCCTGGAGTCCCGGCTGCACGTCCTGCCGAGCTTCGCCACCGTCGCGGGCGCCGGTTCGCCCGGAGTGATCGGCAGCCTGTCCATGCCCGGCATCGAGGTCGACCTCGCGCATGTCCTGCACGGCGGCCAGAGTCTGGCCGTCCACCGCCCGATCCCGGTGCGGGGCACGGCCACCGCGACCTCGCGCATCGCCGCCGTCCACGACAAGGGCAAGGCGGCTGTCCTGGTCATGCGCACCGAGGTCGCCGACGCCGACGGCCCGCTCTGGACCAACGACGCGCAGATCTTCGTACGGGGAGAGGGCGGCTGGGGCGGGGACCGGGGACCGTCCGCCCGTCTGGAGGCACCGGTCGGCGAGCCCGACCGGGTCGTCGAGCGGCCGATCCGCGAGGACCAGGCCCTCCTCTACCGGCTGTCCGGCGACTGGAACCCGCTGCACGCCGACCCGGAGTTCGCCAAGGTCGCCGGGTTCGACCGGCCCATCCTGCACGGGCTGTGCACGTACGGGATGACGCTCAAGACCGTCGTCGACACGCTGCTCGGCGGGGACGTGAACCGGGTGCGCGGGTATGTCACGCGCTTCGCCGGGGTCGTCTACCCGGGGGAGACCCTGCGCATCCGCATGTGGCGGGGGGACGGCACGGTCCGGGTGGCGGTGAGCGCCGTCGAACGGGACGACGCGCCCGTCCTCGCCGACACCCTCGTCGAACACGCCTGA
- a CDS encoding Zn-dependent alcohol dehydrogenase, whose translation MRAAVLHEIGQDKLEVLDDVEAVGFGPGKVRIRVRATGLCHSDLSAMGGVLPQPAPFVPGHEGAGEIIEVGEGVRNLKAGDRVVVCWLPACGACPACRRGQTELCLAGFMNAGTPNFKRPGGDLFGFAGTGTFAEEVVVDAGCAVPIPDDVPFDIAALIGCGVTTGLGAALNTADLEAGSSVAVIGCGGVGISAIQGARLKGAAEIVAVDPVASRRESALEFGATQAVSPDELADAKQQVTGGEGFDYVFEVVGRSATARTAYENTRRGGTLVVVGAGAVDDFLQLSMFELFFDEKRILPSMYGGGDVLRSYERTIALWRAGRIDLAGLITHRVPLTEINEALDQMRTGAALRTCIEI comes from the coding sequence ATGCGCGCAGCCGTACTGCACGAGATCGGTCAGGACAAGCTCGAGGTTCTCGACGACGTCGAGGCGGTGGGCTTCGGGCCCGGGAAGGTGAGGATCCGGGTGCGGGCCACCGGGCTGTGCCACTCGGACCTGTCCGCGATGGGCGGGGTGCTGCCACAGCCGGCCCCCTTCGTGCCGGGGCACGAGGGCGCGGGCGAGATCATCGAGGTCGGCGAGGGCGTACGGAACCTGAAGGCCGGGGACCGGGTCGTGGTGTGCTGGCTGCCCGCCTGCGGGGCGTGTCCCGCCTGCAGGCGGGGGCAGACCGAACTGTGCCTGGCCGGGTTCATGAACGCCGGCACCCCCAACTTCAAGCGCCCCGGCGGGGATCTCTTCGGCTTCGCCGGCACGGGCACCTTCGCCGAGGAGGTGGTCGTCGACGCGGGCTGCGCGGTGCCGATACCGGACGACGTGCCGTTCGACATCGCGGCCCTCATCGGCTGCGGGGTGACCACCGGACTCGGCGCCGCCCTCAACACCGCCGATCTGGAGGCCGGTTCCTCGGTCGCCGTCATCGGCTGCGGTGGCGTCGGCATCTCCGCGATCCAGGGTGCGCGGCTGAAGGGGGCCGCCGAGATCGTCGCCGTCGACCCCGTCGCCTCACGCCGCGAGTCCGCTCTCGAGTTCGGCGCGACGCAGGCCGTGTCGCCGGACGAACTGGCCGACGCCAAGCAGCAGGTCACCGGCGGCGAGGGCTTCGACTACGTCTTCGAGGTCGTGGGCCGCTCCGCCACCGCCCGCACGGCGTACGAGAACACCCGGCGCGGCGGCACCCTGGTCGTCGTCGGCGCCGGCGCCGTGGACGACTTCCTCCAGCTCAGCATGTTCGAGCTGTTCTTCGACGAGAAGCGCATCCTGCCGTCCATGTACGGCGGCGGTGACGTCCTGCGCTCCTACGAGCGGACCATCGCGCTGTGGCGGGCGGGCCGCATCGACCTCGCGGGCCTGATCACGCACCGGGTGCCGCTGACCGAGATCAACGAGGCCCTGGACCAGATGCGGACGGGCGCGGCCCTCCGTACCTGCATCGAGATCTGA